TGCAATATCTCTAAGAGTTTGATATTTGTTTGAAAGGTTCAGGAAGCTAGTGTCAGAGTTTGAGCCGGAGGTGCCCGACGTCCCCAAACTGTTCCAGGGCGTCCTAAGAAACTGCCTGGATGAGCTTCAGGGAGACACAGAGCTTCAGAATCGGGTGAACCGTTGGGAAAAACAGCGCAGCAAGAGCCTCTCCTTCGTCACGTTTCGATCCAAGTTCCCCACCCTGAACCGCGGGAAGGGAAGCTTCGGTGGTTCCCGCAACAACCTGCAAGAGGAAAACACATGGTctgatgaagacgaggaagcagTCGAACAGGTGACAACCGCCATGCGTACCAGGAAGGGACGGAGCCTCAGCATGCCAGAGATCACTCCTCTTCAGCAGGCGGCCCAGAGCTGACAAGATGAAGAGAAAAACAGAGGAAAGAAGGATTCGAAAAGCTTGAAGGAAATGTAGCCTTCAAGAAGTTGGCAATGGAGGAGGAAGAAAAGAAGTGGTGGCAAAGAGCAAGAGAAGGGAAGAAAATCAGATTCTAGGAGACATCCTGAAAGATTCAAGTTTATGCTTTCAGATTGCAAGACAAACATCGAACCAAAGAACACTGGCCtagtcttttttttccttttactttcTAATGAGtccttaaatattttgaatatttgcatgtaaatataaatctgaatatttggcataaatgtgtgtattttcacAGCTCAATTTTTCTGTAATAGTGAagctcacaaaacctgtcaagaataaGTCCAGGTcacattctggaaaaaaaaaaaaaaaaaatgaaataagggaacaaaataaga
The Cyprinus carpio isolate SPL01 chromosome B14, ASM1834038v1, whole genome shotgun sequence DNA segment above includes these coding regions:
- the LOC109062109 gene encoding protein RD3-like — protein: MFPWSVVFSLEPKVPGQRTSEELVSNTLMLELGAMVKRTERIQLEKAAETRRRCNSSSADYSWLAGPQPHVPYELTPGDVLDLQDLCAQIPPQLCGPLIVRFRKLVSEFEPEVPDVPKLFQGVLRNCLDELQGDTELQNRVNRWEKQRSKSLSFVTFRSKFPTLNRGKGSFGGSRNNLQEENTWSDEDEEAVEQVTTAMRTRKGRSLSMPEITPLQQAAQS